AAGTTTTATTAAACCATTTTTATGTTTATATATATATTGGATATAGGATTCTAACACGTACTCGGTTCCTAATTTTTTTGAAAATTTTCAATTTTACATTTCCATACGATTCTGGTTCCATAGATTCAAGTCAACAAAGCTAAACAGGGGCATATAGGTAAATTAACAAAGATCAACTTGCCTTTTTGTTTTTCGTTATCACCACTCACATACTCACATGAACTCTGCATTAAAAACTGTCTCTCTCAAATCGAAAGACACAACCCAACTTTTCTCGCAAGTCGCTGTAAAGTTGATCTCCTTCCTCCTTTTTTATATACACACATCTTCTTCTCCCTTTAACATCTTTCGCTTCAAACCTCCACTTCCTCTTAACCCTAAATAAAGATATCAAAAGACCGACCTATATCAAGATTTTATAAAACAAGAACGTCGTCAACGTAACTCACATAAACATGCTCGCCGTACACCGCCCTTCCTCCGCTGTGACCGACGGAGACTCCGTCCAGGTCCCGATGATGATAGCTTCTTTTCAAAAACGTTTCCCTTCTCTCTCACGCGACACAACCGCAGCTAGTTTCCACACGCACGAGGTTGGTCCTAACCAGTGCTGCTCCGCCGTGATCCAAGAGATCTCCGCCCCTATTTCTGCCGTATGGTCCGTCGTCCGACGCTTCGACAACCCGCAAGCTTACAAACACTTCCTCAAAAGCTGCAACGTCATAGGCGGAGACGGTGGAAACGTTGGTAGCCTCCGTCAAGTCCACGTCGTTTCTGGCCTCCCCGCCGCGAGCTCCACCGAACGTCTCGATATCCTAGACGACGAACGTCATGTTATTAGTTTCAGCGTCGTTGGTGGAGACCACCGGCTGTCTAACTACCGGTCCGTCACGACTCTTCACTCTTCTCCGATCTGTGGAACCGTGGTTGTTGAGTCTTACGTCGTTGACGTGCCTCTCGGGAACACTAAAGAAGAGACTTGCGACTTCGTTGACGTTATAGTACGGTGCAATCTTCAGTCTCTTGCTAAAATAGCTGAGAGTTCTGCGGTGGAAGGGAAGAAGAAGACGTCCATGTAATGAGTGTTTTGTTGTCTGAGTAGTATCGTTTTGATCCGGCGTCGTTTTCTTGTTTTTAAGCCGTCGTGTGATCTATGTTTTCCGGCTTATTGTGTGAAAAAGAGGAGAATGCCTTAGTAAATTAATTTCTTATGATAATAATCTTATGTTATTTTTGTATTTTATATCCATAAATAACCGATTCTTATAACCCTATTCCAGCTTTCTCCACCCAAGTT
The DNA window shown above is from Brassica oleracea var. oleracea cultivar TO1000 chromosome C3, BOL, whole genome shotgun sequence and carries:
- the LOC106331800 gene encoding abscisic acid receptor PYL4-like, producing the protein MLAVHRPSSAVTDGDSVQVPMMIASFQKRFPSLSRDTTAASFHTHEVGPNQCCSAVIQEISAPISAVWSVVRRFDNPQAYKHFLKSCNVIGGDGGNVGSLRQVHVVSGLPAASSTERLDILDDERHVISFSVVGGDHRLSNYRSVTTLHSSPICGTVVVESYVVDVPLGNTKEETCDFVDVIVRCNLQSLAKIAESSAVEGKKKTSM